The Paenibacillus sp. FSL W8-0426 region GACGGAGGAATTAGGTTATGACCGGTTTGGTGCCGCCGGCGGCGATATCGGCTCGGGCGTAACCCGCTATCTGGCTTCCAGCCACCCCGGACAGTTAGTTGGCATACACCTGACGGATATCGGCATCATCCGGGATCTTATGGCTGCGCCGGAGCCGGACAAACTTTCCGAAGAAGAGCGCCAATACAGGAAAAACGCCGCAGAATGGATAGCCAAAGAAGGCGGTTATATGACGCTGCAATCGACACGTCCGCAGACGCTCGCATACGGCCTTTCCGATTCTCCGGCAGGTTTAGCGGCCTGGCTCATGGAGAAATTCCGGGCCTGGAGCGATTGCGGCGGCGACCTCCTGAACACGTTTAGTTCGGATGAACTGATTACCCATATTATGATTTATTGGGTTACCAACACGGCAGGCTCATCAGCCCGGATGTATTATGAAAATGCAAATACATTGCCGCCGCTGGCCCGTATAGAAGTCCCGACGGGGCTGGCCTTGTTCCCGGCAGATATTCTGCTGCCTCCCAAGGCTTGGGCTTCCCGCAGCCTGAATATTACCCGCTGGACTCCGATGCCCCGCGGAGGCCATTTTACCGCCTTGGAAGAACCCGAGGC contains the following coding sequences:
- a CDS encoding epoxide hydrolase family protein, which translates into the protein MAVERFHIHVSDEVLDDLQDRLHRVRYPDQLENANSHWERGTNLQALKSLISYWKDHYDWRAQESVLNRLSQYRCQIDGIDVHFVHERGKGSEPLPLILTHGWPDSYLRYQKIIPLLTDPASYGGDPADAFDVIVPSLPGFGFSGRPAHAGVNNFRVAEMWAKLMTEELGYDRFGAAGGDIGSGVTRYLASSHPGQLVGIHLTDIGIIRDLMAAPEPDKLSEEERQYRKNAAEWIAKEGGYMTLQSTRPQTLAYGLSDSPAGLAAWLMEKFRAWSDCGGDLLNTFSSDELITHIMIYWVTNTAGSSARMYYENANTLPPLARIEVPTGLALFPADILLPPKAWASRSLNITRWTPMPRGGHFTALEEPEALAEDIRAFFRPLRNKKIRP